The following proteins are encoded in a genomic region of Maylandia zebra isolate NMK-2024a linkage group LG1, Mzebra_GT3a, whole genome shotgun sequence:
- the skor1a gene encoding SKI family transcriptional corepressor 1a isoform X5, translated as MESMPGQLRDAGRDASSSPSLKQGAQSFSSPGSLKPNQVSETSLYGVPIVCLVIDGKERLCLAQISNTLLKNYSYNEIHNRRVALGITCVQCTPVQLELLRRAGAMPISSRRCGMITKREAERLCKSFLGAHSPPKLPENFAFDVSHECAWGCRGSFIPARYNSSRAKCIKCSFCNMYFSPNKFIFHSHRTPESKYLQPDAANFNSWRRHLKLTEKKSNDDICHAWEDVKAMFNGGSRKRTLPMSGSGMSSPMKSQASSSLVQSSSPEIPHKTLRCDEDQGSNNLSLARGERSYPVIPVPSKSFGMLQKIPPPLFPHHPYGFPSYGLCQKKSDGVPDVNKNNIPGVFWPGTKDPIYPAFPMFWPAAGGLPMPPYPGSPPKPPPELLSVRPAELDLSDQSERGANTPKDTNHHPHHQQDGGERCPSSQSSSTRNDEDKSGDETSQRKISYISAFRPVVKDAETIAKLYGNRDSYGIRPGYLSPDFISESSSYRSISPDRDSVVDDDDDLDVDVESNRGQGEEDPIRISPGGDHRDSPVPERVCSGAEESQEQADAASSPEAVAASPEDSAHTGSSDEDRQMRNGSPLHEVYAHEKDGHVLLNEPSTFGSKQSSSPRRSNEELQKQLVEQVELRKKLEREFQHLKDNFQDQMKRELSYREEMVQQLQIVRDTLCSELDQERKARYAIQQKLKEAHDALHHFSCKMLTPRQCTGACTFKPPLLPP; from the exons ATGGAGTCGATGCCCGGACAGCTTCGAGACGCGGGACGAGACGCTAGCTCTTCCCCAAGTTTAAAGCAGGGCGCGCAGAGCTTTTCCAGCCCCGGCTCTCTCAAACCGAACCAAGTGAGTGAGACATCCCTGTACGGGGTGCCCATCGTGTGTCTTGTCATAGACGGCAAGGAGAGACTGTGTCTGGCGCAGATTTCCAACACCTTGCTGAAAAACTACAGCTACAACGAGATACACAACCGCCGGGTGGCTCTGGGCATCACCTGTGTGCAGTGCACGCCGGTGCAGCTGGAACTCCTGCGCCGGGCCGGGGCTATGCCCATTTCCTCCAGGCGCTGCGGCATGATCACCAAAAGGGAGGCCGAGAGGCTCTGCAAGTCCTTCCTGGGAGCGCACAGCCCGCCAAAGCTACCAGAAAATTTTGCATTTGACGTGTCTCACGAGTGCGCATGGGGCTGCAGGGGCAGCTTTATACCCGCGAGATACAACAGCTCCAGAGCGAAGTGCATCAAGTGCAGCTTTTGCAACATGTATTTCTCTCCCAATAAATTCATTTTCCACTCCCACCGCACCCCAGAGTCCAAGTATCTGCAGCCGGACGCGGCCAACTTCAATTCGTGGAGACGCCATTTGAAACTGacggaaaaaaaatccaatgatGATATTTGCCACGCGTGGGAGGATGTGAAGGCCATGTTCAACGGGGGGAGCAGAAAGAGGACTCTGCCCATGAGCGGCTCGGGGATGTCCTCGCCCATGAAATCACAGGCCTCGTCCAGCCTGGTTCAAAGCAGCTCCCCGGAGATCCCCCACAAAACATTGCGCTGCGACGAGGATCAGGGGAGCAACAACCTGAGTCTGGCGAGGGGCGAACGGAGTTACCCGGTCATCCCGGTGCCCAGCAAGAGCTTTGGCATGCTTCAGAAAATCCCCCCACCTCTGTTCCCTCACCACCCCTACGGCTTCCCTAGTTATGGGCTGTGTCAGAAAAAGAGCGACGGGGTGCCTGAcgtgaacaaaaacaacatcccCGGTGTGTTTTGGCCCGGCACAAAGGATCCGATCTACCCGGCCTTCCCCATGTTTTGGCCTGCAGCTGGAGGCCTACCGATGCCGCCCTACCCGGGCTCCCCACCCAAACCTCCCCCAGAGCTGCTAAGCGTCCGGCCGGCCGAACTCGACCTGTCGGACCAGAGCGAGAGGGGCGCAAACACACCAAAAGACACCAACCACCACCCTCACCACCAGCAGGACGGCGGAGAGCGCTGCcccagctcccagtcctcctcCACCCGGAACGACGAGGACAAGTCCGGGGACGAGACCTCTCAGAGGAAAATCAGCTATATCTCCGCCTTTAGACCCGTCGTCAAAGACGCAGAGACCATTGCCAAACTGTACGGCAACCGGGACTCCTACGGGATACGCCCCGGCTACCTGTCTCCGGATTTTATCAGCGAGAGCTCCAGCTACAGATCGATATCACCGGACAGAGACAGCGTGGTGGACGACGACGACGACCTGGACGTGGACGTGGAGTCCAACCGGGGACAAGGCGAAGAGGATCCGATCCGGATATCACCGGGAGGAGACCACCGCGACTCCCCTGTACCGGAGCGGGTGTGCTCGGGTGCTGAGGAGAGTCAGGAGCAGGCCGATGCAGCCTCAAGCCCCGAGGCGGTCGCAGCATCACCGGAGGATTCCGCTCACACTGGGTCATCGGATGAGGACAGACAGATGCGTAATGGCTCCCCTCTTCATGAA GTGTATGCTCATGAAAAGGACGGCCACGTGCTTCTGAACGAGCCTTCCACGTTTGGGTCCAAACAATCGAGCAGCCCCCGCAGATCCAACG aggaATTACAGAAGCAGCTCGTGGAACAAGTGGAGCTGAGGAAGAAGTTGGAGAGAGAATTCCAGCATTTAAAAG ATAATTTTCAGGATCAAATGAAGCGTGAGCTGTCCTACAGAGAGGAAATGGTCCAGCAGCTGCAGATTGTTCGAG ACACTTTGTGCAGCGAGTTGGACCAAGAGAGAAAGGCTCGTTATGCAATACAACAGAAGCTAAAAG AAGCTCACGACGCCCTTCACCATTTCTCCTGCAAGATGCTCACCCCCCGTCAGTGCACCGGAGCCTGCACCTTCAAACCCCCGCTGCTGCCTCCCTAG